From the Xiphophorus hellerii strain 12219 chromosome 20, Xiphophorus_hellerii-4.1, whole genome shotgun sequence genome, the window TTATAGTTCACAGGTACCCCAcccaatttgttttattataataagTTCATTCTTTCATTATAGTTTGTTCATTCCTTCAGAACTTGGTTTTGTGTCTGTCTCCTGCCATGATCCTTGGTACTGATATTTCCTATATGTCATTGAATGCGACTGTTTACATGTGTTCCTCAAACGTGCCTTTTTGCAAGGCAGTGCGCTGTTTTCGTTCTTCTGAGTGCGACAAGCTGAGTTTTTGTGTTAaggtaaataaaatcttttttattcgCAAAGACAACTCTGGACGTCATCTGTGCCTGATCCCAGCAACATAGATGTATTTAcattaaacatttgaaacaaacaatGTAAGCAGAATTATTGTGATCAAAGTAATCTATTATTTATTGGCTGACAAATAGAAGATTTTATTGAGAACATACAGTGACAGTAGTCCTTTATAAGGCACGTTAAGATGCAAAAATACATCCCATGAATCCTTTAAAGTCtccagtattttttattttaatgcctaAACATAAACAGACTATGATTAAATATTGGCCAATTAGCATTTAATAGCACAAATATTACTATTAAATctattaaacacagaaacaaagattaatctgtaaattccattttttaaaatgaaataaaataaatgtttacatatttaagttttaatcaGAATCTTCTGTACTGTCCTCCTTTCTGCTGATCCTACTGTTTTCCTCAGAATCAGCTTCCTGGtcctgcagaaataaaaaacataatatttatttaaaatacatcatTTACTTCAGGACAAACTTTCAAGTAGAGCGGCGGTTCTGTGGAGTGAATCTGGACTTCTGtgaaaactgagagaaaaactATTAGCTTTCAAGTCAACTCCAGAAGTTTTCATATAGATGTTGCTGCCCTCTAGAGTCTAAGCTGTCTGTCAGCAGGACTCGTTTAAACTTCTACACGTATATTGCAATTTTGATGTCTCAGAATATTACAAAAGTTCAAacgtttttcattttaaagcgAACAAACTTATCCCGAACACAGCTTAAGAAAACAGTTCCTTGTTATAGTTATGTTTAAGAGATTTTCAGTTCTCATCATGTGTTGCAGAATGTTTTTATGGCAGCAACTCCACTCAGTTAAATTGTGACCATTTCTCAATTggttcaaaaagtaaaaaccaccATTATTGAATTCTGATTACGAAAGCAAGATTACGCTCTTTGTAAATATGCGTGTCTGGTTTGTGGTATTAAGTGCATGTAATATAGACCCTTAGTTGTCACTATGGTGTTTTACATTCAATACatgattattttgtttaccatttcctgatatttcttttaataagctCCATACTCTTCATTTCAAATGCCTTGCTTTTTCAGACCCACATTTTACcatcattttgtttgaatttaaatacaaaagtttaCAGTGCATTTATGGGAAATATTACTACAGTCCTCAGACTTTACGGATGGATGACAGTCTGAATCCATTTCTTTAAAAGGCAAATACCTCGTCATCTGACTGTTCCTGTGGTGGCGGTAATTCCTgatccccctcctcctcttcatcgtcGTCATCACTCCCTTGTGATCTCTGAGAAAGAATCTCTTCACCCTGCAAGGTGCATCACATGATTCTTTTGGAGTTCGCAAATCAAAAGCCACTGTCAGATAAAAGTTAAACCATGTGTAACCTTTAAGTTCCTATTCTTCAGGTTTCCCATCCAGAAGGCCTCCTGGCAGTTGTTGAGTGTCAGCATGGCCTTCACTCTGTACACAAACAGCTCCAGGCTCTTCTTCACAGCTGGCACATGGTTAGTTAGGCTGGTGTCCTGGtgaatctgaaaaacaaaaacattcggATACCGTGAGGATAAGAAATTTACATACACTCAACATGGACATGAATGTCAATAACTCTGGGCTCgtcatttattttaactgcTGTTTTTCCATCTCTCTCACAGCACCAAATTTATACGTGTATCCCAActaatatttcacaaattatcCTGAACaagttgtaaaagaaaaaactaaaaaaaaaaaacagcatttagtAAAGCAATCATTTGAAAAGAAGACTATTCTAAAACaaagtaatttattaaaaataagtcTGTTTCTGATATTTATCTCCaggatgagtgtgtgtgcattttcTAAATGACCCTGAAAGGCCAACTGTTGTTATATGGTTATTATGAGGTTTTCTGCTGCCAGTTTTTGCATCATAGAATGAAAATGAATTCACAGAATGAGTAAGAAGAGATAAAGCTGTTGCTACCTTGGAATGTCCACACATGTGGTGGAGCTGTCGAGTGCTAAGCTGGAAGGTCTTCAGCAAACTCTGGACATCCtcctttaaaatacaatttatacACAGTATTTATATGAAGACagtatttttctgcttttgtaaaGCAATAGCAGAAGTAATGCACCTATAAATCTATTTGAGATGTTCAAGAATAACCTGAAAATCTTTTGACACATTTCTTTGTACTTAtgaacatatgttttttttaaacacttttcaaacaaaatgcaatGACCAAACATACTAAACACCACTGATATTTGCTGTGAGGTCTGTTTTTGGTTACCTTGTGCCTCTTGAAACTATAGTCTAGCAGTGGCATTCCCAACTTCAGAAAAGACTCCAGAAAAAGTCGTCCATACTGGCAAAAGCAACCATGTTTTTGGTTAACAAAGtaacagcagcagaggaaactAAATACAATAACCTCCAGAGAGCAAAGAAAGCTAACTCACCTTTAAGGACACATTAAGGACTGGCCTGGAATCAAACACCTACAAGATGATTAAAGGACAAAAACTTTTATATCTACCAATGTATCAGAACAATTAGAAAGAATTAGATTTCACTCTGAAGAGTCAAttgacatttaaacatgaaaaataaatatggaaacatGACAATTTGAGTTAATAGTTAAAATCTGTTCCTGTCACTGTCATCACAAATGATATTAATGaaatttttattgatgttttattattattgactaCTCTTTCTTTTAGGGTGGAATAATATAACTTTAAACATATAACTGCaataatctatttaaaaataagagcTACCAATTTTTCAAACTCGCTAAGGTACATTTAAGCGGGGTTTGTGTTTATTAGTATGTATAACTTAGAATCTCTATGTATTGAAGAAAGCTTATATTAGAATCAAAGCAGTATACATGGTTCTTTaatccatttaaataaaaccctCAAAATGCCTATAAAGAATTCATGTGAACACTTGAGTGAAGATGTACAGGTTTACTGCTTTATGAAGGCATGAACAGATAAGTTTACCTTCACCAGGTTGACTAGGATGTGAAAGTCTCTGACAGCCAGGTTCCATGTCAGCAGCTTCTCACTTTGAGCCTAAAAGATTCACACAGATGCTCTTCATCTTACTCTTCAAATCACAGGAAAGACTGACAGATGTCCCAAACAGGAGCGCAGACAGCGCTGCACCAGGAGTCTGACCTCAGAGTTGTCGCTCATTTTACCAGCAGGAATCCTCCTGGCAGCTTTCTCCAGCTCGGCCATCAAAACTTTGTAGAAAACCAGGAACGTTTGTCTGcagaatacaaaacaaaatttcattttaggtttttacaaatattgGTAAATAAACTGATTAGTTTTATGGGCCTTTCGCCCTCAAGTGCTGCTGTAACTACAGAAGCAGAGAAGATAATAAATGAGAAATGAGAATTAGCTTACCTGTTCAGAGTGGGCCAGGAAGCAGAGCTTTCATCTTTGGATGTGTTGATCAGCTCGGTGATTCCTTCTCCGGCTATTTCCTCCACTGCCTTCAAAACATCGTCGACATGCTCAAGGTAGATGCTGAAGAGAGTGAGAAAATACACAATCCGTTGAAGAAAGGtcacaaaatacataaaaaacaggAGTGTGTTCAGAAAGAATGTAATCTTTTTGCAACTATCTTGTGTGAGCTACTAGTTTTAGTTCTGTGTGGGATTCACAAAGCAGGTCGCACTAAATACATGCAGACAAAAACAATGCCTTTGAGAGAAAAttagacatatttttaataagattGTAATTTGCCTTTATTCAGTTACAAACACTGAAGATGCAGTGACAACATCACAGAAACTAATTTATTCTGTGCTGCACATGTTGTGTGTCTTTAAGATGATTTCCATGAAAATTAGATAAAAGGCAAAAAACAGCATAGGTAACTATATGCAGCTATCCTTTCTGGTGAGCCTCCATGTTGAGCATTTTTGTGTGTGATGTATATCTACCTAAGGAGTGTGTGAAGTGCCTCATTGAATTTGCTGCCTCGCTCTTTCTCTCCGCTAGCTGTCACCCAACTTTGGTTCAGGAAACGGCGCGCCAGGGAAGCTGCAATGCAAAAATGGGACCAGATTCATTATATTTTGCTGGATGGTGGAGTGGAAGATTTATGTCCAGATGTCAGCCTCACCAGTCTGCTCTCTATAAGCGCCAGGGTTTCCTCCCTTCTCCGAAACAGTTGACAGAAGCTGGGAGAGACACAGAGCTGTGCTCAGGCTCGGCATCGTACTGCGGAAGTTCAGCAGGTACTCAAAACTGTGCCTAGAagagcaggaaaataaaacaaggatCTTAAATCCTAAATAAAAACCAGTCAAAGTGCAGAATCTGGTCTATCATCTGGGTTAGAAAATTGGAACCCACTTGACAAGCTGTTCCAGGGTCAGTTCAGGACCTCCTTCTTTAAGCCGTCCAGCTAAAAGTCCCAGCGCTTTCTTCAACAAGCTCCGCTGTCCCGGCTGGCTGAATCCAGACCTGACAGATTCCAATTATAGAACAGCTCAACAAACCAACCAAAGGCCGACACGGTGCGCTGCACTTCCAAGTTCCTGCATTTAGGACCCAACATTCACTCACCAACTGAAGGTGGTGTTTATGACTTGCAGGAGCAGCTGGTAACCTGATGACATTACCTGGTGCTCCTCCACATCTGTTGAAGGTCCGTCCACAACGCCATTGTTCTCAGACAGCAGAGTCTGTAAACGCACAAATGCTTTCAATAgggttttaaattaatttaaagagtTGACAGGAGACATGACAATTCAGGGATTCTGTACCTGAAAGTGATTATGGCAGTTTTCCAGATGTGAACAGAGGGCGGGCAACAGCTGGACACAGTACGAGGCAATGTCTTTTGTACTCCTCTGTTGCAGATGTGAGAATCCCACAGTTTTATCCGCCCtcatctgcaaaaataaaatgtttctgttaatGCAGCTTTATAGATTTGCACCTTGATCAATGTTTCTTCTAAAACAGTAGAGAACAGGAGACTGAATCCCTCTTAGCCCTCCTTAACACTTTACACAgtgataaaagttttctttttcttactttctgcAATTATTTTTGGCCAGAAAACGTTCTCCCTTTTGTTACCTTTAAATAGTTTGTGAACATGTAACTGTCCTCTTTATTATCGTGTTGTATTATCAGTCTGTACCTTGAGGAACGGAGCTCTCTTTGCTGGAGCGGCAGTGAGACTGAACTCCAGTTTGTGCTGCATATCCTCCAGCAGGAAGACCAGCTCAGTGGGGCCCAACACGACCTCCTCTTGAACCTCGgtaatttaaataatgtacAGGTGTTTAGAGTAAATGCAATTAAGCCAAAGCAGGATCACATCAATTATTCATAACCTTACCTTAGTGTGGAGCTCTGAGTCCAGCAGCGAGCGTGACAACAAACCACACTGCAGAACACTGAGCACCTCCATGTCCAGCTCTCTGAAAAACGGCCTGTAAGCTGTCAAACTGACACCGAGCCGGTTCTctttttccttctccttttcTGGTTGCTCCtgcagaacatttaatttttacatctGCATGTTTATATTTGCTTTAAACAGAATTATATTCACTTTAAAGCTGTTACCTGCTGAGTTTCATCTGCTTCAGTCGCCTCCTCAGGCTGAGAGACGCCTTCTGGGGCATTCTTACCAGGAGCCTTTCTCTTTTTCCCCGTTCCATCTGAGTAGCACATGACAGTTAAACAAATCCAAGCTAAAATAGTACATTAAGCATAACTACACCTGCTGAAACaaagtgtgtgtatatataaatGGGATTTAACTACCTTTCTTTCCCTTGCTCACAGGAACACCAAAACTTATCCCATCTGTAGTTTCTCCATCAAAGTTTGAAACAGGTGGCATGTAACCAGTAGTTCCTGAAAGCAGGAGGAAAAAACTAAGACTAATTGGGGCTGGGGGGAGGGGGTTATAAATCAGttattggaaaaacaaacaaacaaaaaatatatatatacacctgCGAGAGCCCTCTCCAACAGTGTCTGCAGAAAAGTGATGTTCTGCAGGCGAGTCATCACCTTCATCTTCATCTCCgtttctttctgtttgcagaATGCATTCACGACCTGTGAAAACAAACTTCAGTCACATTAGTGTCTTTAAAACACTcgtcctttttgtttttaagctgcAGTTACCTCTCTGAACCAGTTGATCGTGTGAAAGAGCAAAGTACAGATGAACTCCCTCTCAGCTTTTGACAGGCTGTCAACTTTGTCCACTACATCCATGTTTGTCAGGATCAGAGGACATCCTGtgatgaagaaaatgtaaacatgcagaaaaaagctgctttaaaactcaggaagatttaaagaaaaaaaagaaaaacttgctTCTCAGTGTTCTCACCCACGAGGGCATCGATCTCTTCTAGATCTCCCTGATGCCGTTTCTCTTCACAAAGCCTCAATAGGCGGAAAAAGGGAGATAAACAGAGAGGGGACACCCGCCTGTAAAAAACTGAGCATTAGCAGTCATGGTCACACCTACATATAAATATCCCGTTTCACAAAGTCACTGACTTTTGTTGCTTCTGTTTCCCAATTTGAGATTGCTGCTCTCCtttattttgggtttctttGGCCAGCAGAGGCAACAGGTTGATGGCGATACCTCCCTGACTCTCATCCTCCTCAAGGTTGTACATGGCACAGGCTGGAAAGATAAAAGATCTggaacaaagaacagaacatgaGCTCAATgggtgaaagaaagaaataatgaatgaaTTACCCCACTTTTAGAGAAAGACGGAATAAGATGTGGAAATTAGAaggtttggaaataaaaatatttttccatacaGTATTTTCTTTTGCCATGCCTATCCTAACCCAGAAAACTCACATTTTATACTTTAGGGTGAAGTTACAACTCTGCAAAAATTACTTTAATCAAAATATCCATATTTATCCATTGAAACTGTGcaaattatgtaaataatttacaatcaaaattctttttcttattttattttgagcaCTAACCCTGCTATATCTGGTCCAAGGTCCACTACAAAGTCATCCTGGAAGTCATCCAGGACACTCATTCCAATCATTTCCTGTCAAAACATTGTAAACAATGGACATGAAATGCTTGTTTGCGAGATTGCTTAATCTTAATCAGaattttttcatcttaaaaatcTTTGAAAGTATAATAAAACATGCCGTTTTAGTTTTTCTAGGGGAAATTTCTGAGACATACCTCCACCTGTGGGTCCAGTGCAGAACTCCAGATCAGGTTGGCCAGTTCATCGCAGTACAGAGCCGCTGCCTCAGGAGAGCTTTCACTGCTCGacttcaccagctccagcagaGCCGTCACCTGCAAGAGagacaaaagaaatgtaaaaatgagaaacattACATAACTATATGTATAATAAACTCAGACCATATTATAAAGCCATTAGTTCAGACACACTTATAGTTTAGTCAATGCTCAGAGGAACGCTGCCGTCTTACCTGTCTTAATGTTTCCTGGGAaagagagctgctctgtgattCCTTTCCTTTAGGTCTGAAATGGAGGAGTGGATAGAGAGCAACGTAGAACATGtgagataaaaataacaaaaacatgaattaaacgaaagaaccaaactttttttttctcccctccagggggtcttttgtgggctctagtgtcccttatatgacagtaggctgacaggaaagggggaaggagaggggggaagacatgcggcaaatgtcgccgggtccgggaatcgaacccgcgacggccgcgttgaggactcaaggcctccaaacgtgggtcgcgctatcccctacgccaccacagcacgccccgaaAGAACCAAACTTAAAGTTTATGAGAAGTATCACCTCAAGGCTCCCATGCTGCCGACAATCATCACAGCGCCAATGATGCCTATACGCTTGTACTTTGGCACAGTGCTGGAGAGCTGCTTACGGATCACTATGTGCATGTCGTCCTGCAGGAAGAAACGAATGGATTGGTGGAAAAGGGTAGATACAGATACGCTCTAATATGTAAGAGTGCATGAATAAGCACCTGGATGTGAGATCCTTGCTGCTGTTGCCCAAATGCCAGTCTGCTCAGAAGGTGGAAGAGTCTTCTGATCTGCTGTGGTGTGAGATTGTCCATGTAGTCCAAGATCCCCTGAGTTAAACACACTGACAGGTTAAAATCAATCCAACACATGAGCAACTTTAATTAGCAGCAAAACTGTCGAGTAGGGAAGTGTTTATTTCCGTGACATCTGTCATGTTCATGCagcatatttttcacaaaagccacaaaaaaatctagtttttcaactaaaaggaaataaaaatcaacagtgTCCTTTCAACAAAGAATCAATTGTAATAACATAAAATGTAGGTTAAATTTGCAAGATGTTAAAGCCACTACATTAGACaatattaaaagttaaattaaagaaaaaaaatgacaataatgagCTACTCTGCCTAATTTCAATTTGGGGTGGGTTTCATCATTTGGGGCGTATTTTCCAAACACTTaatattttgttcctttttaaatatCTATAGTGAAAGAACAattcgatttttttttcacatgggGCACATCCATGTACCTTCACAAAAACAGCATAGAGAGCCATTTCTGAGGGTTTTTCCATTACAAGACTGAAGAGCAGCTCCAGGGCCACGTCTACCTCCCCACTGACACCACTGCACACATGGGTCACAAGAGAGCCAACAACCTCCTGTAAAACAACACCAGGCAGATTTAAATTACTCTGAGCTACTTCCAGATTCCTCAGTAATTTGTAACCCATTTAATATTGACTTGTTGAATTTTACCCCTGTCTCCCTTTTGAACAACCATTTTCATAACTTTTTATAATTTACCTTtgtcacaaatattttaataaattacaatgaAGATAAAAAGGTTCAAATCCCACATATgaaattttttaactttatacTATCTATT encodes:
- the fancd2 gene encoding Fanconi anemia group D2 protein, whose product is MMRKKRHSSVEKVAGTTAATKAKKSRNTKDAASEEASESAFVTFVKKAGVGLKHNGASHEIAVDQVVFQKRIQQQLQKSPRYPDILKEFITDLEAYIENPDRFRNCLLPCIPQLSEGDMRSVSSFQESLIRMLLGIEMLQTLIISTLLEKLPEFMFDGTVDGGLNIPRMIINQLKWLDRVVDTKELAVKLMELVSVAPVEVQRDIITSLPEILEDSQHHDIARELNALLQENTQLTVPILDALSSLNLSSSLLTEVREAVMATLAAVQLEDLPVVVKFILHSVSASNAYEVVSNLRQKLELEQCVLPPVLQASQSRMKSKSSAGSASTAAPGNSQDSVTLVLDCIKSAVRFQKTISEAWLKSIESVGDIEDHKVLDLLVLFILHCTNANQSRRGAERVLKLKVRTGLMQEALLQKTFRDYSQVMRGYFPSILALAQSLVRSPDPCVVPFGGQMYRHSFTAFDSYCQQEVVGSLVTHVCSGVSGEVDVALELLFSLVMEKPSEMALYAVFVKGILDYMDNLTPQQIRRLFHLLSRLAFGQQQQGSHIQDDMHIVIRKQLSSTVPKYKRIGIIGAVMIVGSMGALRPKGKESQSSSLSQETLRQVTALLELVKSSSESSPEAAALYCDELANLIWSSALDPQVEEMIGMSVLDDFQDDFVVDLGPDIAGSFIFPACAMYNLEEDESQGGIAINLLPLLAKETQNKGEQQSQIGKQKQQKRVSPLCLSPFFRLLRLCEEKRHQGDLEEIDALVGCPLILTNMDVVDKVDSLSKAEREFICTLLFHTINWFREVVNAFCKQKETEMKMKVMTRLQNITFLQTLLERALAGTTGYMPPVSNFDGETTDGISFGVPVSKGKKDGTGKKRKAPGKNAPEGVSQPEEATEADETQQEQPEKEKEKENRLGVSLTAYRPFFRELDMEVLSVLQCGLLSRSLLDSELHTKVQEEVVLGPTELVFLLEDMQHKLEFSLTAAPAKRAPFLKMRADKTVGFSHLQQRSTKDIASYCVQLLPALCSHLENCHNHFQTLLSENNGVVDGPSTDVEEHQVMSSGYQLLLQVINTTFSWSGFSQPGQRSLLKKALGLLAGRLKEGGPELTLEQLVKHSFEYLLNFRSTMPSLSTALCLSQLLSTVSEKGGNPGAYREQTASLARRFLNQSWVTASGEKERGSKFNEALHTLLSIYLEHVDDVLKAVEEIAGEGITELINTSKDESSASWPTLNRQTFLVFYKVLMAELEKAARRIPAGKMSDNSEAQSEKLLTWNLAVRDFHILVNLVKVFDSRPVLNVSLKYGRLFLESFLKLGMPLLDYSFKRHKEDVQSLLKTFQLSTRQLHHMCGHSKIHQDTSLTNHVPAVKKSLELFVYRVKAMLTLNNCQEAFWMGNLKNRNLKGEEILSQRSQGSDDDDEEEEGDQELPPPQEQSDDEDQEADSEENSRISRKEDSTEDSD